From the genome of Bradyrhizobium sp. ORS 278:
CCCGCAAGGGGGAGGGGAGCGCAGCGCGCGCTTGGCGAGTGCTTGGCTCCAACGCGGGCTGGCCCGGAGCAAATGGCCGGTCCGTCAGCAACACCACCCCCCCACAAACAAAAACCCCGCCATTTGCGGCGGGGCCCAGTCTGGGAGGAGCAAGCCGTGAGGCCTGCCGAGTTGCCCAGTGAAAGATCAGGCGGGGATGCGCTCGTCGAGGTCGTGCGGCTCGCGCAGCACGTAGCCGCGGCCCCAGACGGTCTCGATGAAGTTGCGGCCTTCGGAGGCGTTGGCGAGCTTCTTGCGCAGCTTGCAGATGAACACGTCGATGATCTTCAGCTCGGGCTCGTCCATGCCGCCGTAGAGATGATTGAGGAACATCTCCTTGGTGAGCGTGGTGCCCTTGCGGAGCGAGAGCAGCTCCAGCATCTGATATTCCTTGCCGGTCAGGTGCACGCGCTGGCCGCCGACTTCGACGGTCTTGGTGTCGAGGTTCACGACGAGGTCGCCGGTCTGGATGACCGACTGGGCGTGGCCCTTGGAGCGGCGGACGATCGCGTGGATGCGGGCGATCAGCTCGTCCTTGTGGAATGGCTTGGTCATGTAGTCGTCGGCGCCGAAGCCGAGGCCTTTGACCTTGTCCTCGATGCCAGCGAGGCCGGACAGGATCAGGATCGGAGTCTTGATCTTGGAGACACGCAACTGCTTGAGCACGTCGTAACCGGACATGTCGGGCAGATTGAGGTCGAGAAGGATGATGTCGTAATCGTACAACTTGCCGAGGTCGACGCCTTCTTCGCCGAGGTCAGTCGTGTAGACGTTGAAGCTCTCGGACTTCAACATCAACTCGATCGA
Proteins encoded in this window:
- the ctrA gene encoding response regulator transcription factor CtrA, coding for MRVLLIEDDSAVAQSIELMLKSESFNVYTTDLGEEGVDLGKLYDYDIILLDLNLPDMSGYDVLKQLRVSKIKTPILILSGLAGIEDKVKGLGFGADDYMTKPFHKDELIARIHAIVRRSKGHAQSVIQTGDLVVNLDTKTVEVGGQRVHLTGKEYQMLELLSLRKGTTLTKEMFLNHLYGGMDEPELKIIDVFICKLRKKLANASEGRNFIETVWGRGYVLREPHDLDERIPA